One region of Carassius auratus strain Wakin unplaced genomic scaffold, ASM336829v1 scaf_tig00035270, whole genome shotgun sequence genomic DNA includes:
- the LOC113081907 gene encoding zinc finger CCHC-type and RNA-binding motif-containing protein 1-like, which translates to MNKAVVVFLKSDSHVNQLTVSGIWVREAFVTITPLSAPATKIIISNVPPFITNETITKELQRFGKITSPVRMIPLGCKNNALKHVLSFRRQVFMFLNSPDRTLEVSFRVNHGENSYMVYASTENLKCYECGVLGHKRFACPHKDDQRASTSREDVNDTDQRKSESEEQGTEEQDEGPTEEGKIQEVSEMNVCAVSVEQAGCSSVPDKHGDVTDGIEKREAQSGVENVCEVKDVAQADNLEENMVEEVDSLSQYTDDGVDEEQWTEGSRGTDQDLYTVEEINAFLDKTKGKAGVEVSHYFPDIEKFTASVMWARKVNSIDELSQQKRYRLKKHLTGLRQGKKTGKARGKTKS; encoded by the coding sequence ATGAACAAGGCTGTCgttgtgtttttaaaatcagACTCTCATGTTAACCAGTTGACTGTGAGCGGAATATGGGTAAGGGAAGCGTTTGTTACGATAACCCCGCTATCCGCTCCAGCAACCAAGATCATCATTTCAAATGTTCCGCCGTTTATAACTAACGAGACTATCACGAAAGAACTGCAGAGGTTTGGAAAGATCACCAGCCCTGTAAGAATGATTCCGCTTGGATGTAAAAATAATGCGCTTAAACACGTCCTCTCGTTTAGACGCCAAgtctttatgtttttgaattcGCCGGATCGTACGTTAGAGGTCTCTTTCCGTGTTAATCACGGGGAGAATTCATACATGGTTTACGCTAGCACTGAGAACCTAAAGTGCTATGAATGCGGAGTCTTGGGTCACAAACGTTTTGCATGTCCGCATAAAGATGACCAACGTGCATCTACTTCTCGTGAGGATGTAAATGATACAGATCAGCGAAAGAGTGAAAGTGAAGAACAGGGAACTGAAGAGCAGGATGAAGGGCCTACAGAGGAGGGGAAGATACAGGAGGTGAGTGAAATGAATGTATGTGCTGTGAGTGTGGAGCAAGCTGGATGTAGTTCTGTCCCTGATAAACATGGAGATGTGACAGATGGGATTGAAAAGAGAGAGGCACAGAGTGGTGTGGAAAATGTGTGTGAAGTTAAGGATGTGGCACAGGCTGACAACTTAGAGGAAAATATGGTTGAGGAGGTGGATAGTTTATCCCAGTATACAGATGATGGAGTAGATGAGGAACAGTGGACTGAGGGCTCGAGAGGAACGGATCAAGATTTGTACACTGTTGAAGAAATTAATGCATTTCTGGATAAAACTAAAGGTAAAGCTGGTGTTGAAGTAAGTCATTATTTTCCTGATATTGAGAAATTTACTGCTTCGGTGATGTGGGCTAGGAAGGTGAATAGCATTGATGAGCTCTCACAACAGAAGCGGTATCGtctaaaaaaacatcttactggcCTTAGACAAGGCAAAAAGACAGGGAAAGCGAGGGGAAAAACGAAATCTTAA